GCCCAAGCTTATCACATTATTCATTATGCTCACATGTTTTCTAATCAGTCAGTTCGGTTTTAGCTCACTGTTATCCGTCCTCTATCCTATTTTCGGAATGCTCAGTCTGATGTGGATTAGTAAATTAATTATGGCAGGACGCAGGAGACCCTTTCACTCCTCACGTCCCCACTCCAGCTTTCGGCATTCAGATTCCAAACCCGATAATACGCGCCATGGTTAACGTGGAAACTTCAAATACATTTTCTTCAGCTCATTAACCGCCTTACTCAAGGAATAACTTGATTTAGCCTTTTCGCAGGCAGATCTAGCCAGTTCGTAACGATAGGCAGGATCTGCAATAACCTTTTCCAATGCGTCTGCCAGTGCCTTCGGATTGTCGGGTGGCACGAGCAGACCATTTACCCCATCCTCAATTTGCTCCGGTATTCCCCCCACCTCTGTACCGACCAATGCCAGACAGCTCAACGCAGCTTCCGCAAATACGGAACCAAAGGCCTCTGCCCGCGAAGGCAGAACGAACACATCAAAAAAAGGCATAAATTCTTCCGGATGAAGAGTATATCCATAAAAAATCGTCTCATGGTAAATATCCAACTGACGTGCCATCTCTTCCAGCTCAGGGCGAATCGGACCGTCTCCGATAATATGAAGGACATAGCTCTGATTTCTTTTTTTCAATTCAGCACAGGCCTGGAGCAATATATCCAGTCCTTTGGCCGGAACGAGACGGCAGACTGTGATCAGCTGTGTCACTTCATTATCGTGTGGGATAGGCTTAAAGCGCTTCTCATCGTATCCATTCGGAATGACCACAATATCTTCCGGATTCTGTACATACGGCGCTAAATAATGCTTGAAAGAACGAGATACCGCAATCAGGCGGTCTGCCTTATACTCCATTTCTCGATAGAGCGATATCAGAAA
This DNA window, taken from Paenibacillus kribbensis, encodes the following:
- a CDS encoding glycosyltransferase family 4 protein, whose protein sequence is MKLLQALFFPPEQPGGVSSMIPYLQERFASPRWEMELFSIPKRIRNKGRDEVNFETFDWTQYGQYPVVQKYIQTYRDYLWWTRLRIQKPYDLIHAHHPIAGIAMKNVFPDIPLVQTIHSSYEKELILNGKIEEHGPEHQFLISLYREMEYKADRLIAVSRSFKHYLAPYVQNPEDIVVIPNGYDEKRFKPIPHDNEVTQLITVCRLVPAKGLDILLQACAELKKRNQSYVLHIIGDGPIRPELEEMARQLDIYHETIFYGYTLHPEEFMPFFDVFVLPSRAEAFGSVFAEAALSCLALVGTEVGGIPEQIEDGVNGLLVPPDNPKALADALEKVIADPAYRYELARSACEKAKSSYSLSKAVNELKKMYLKFPR